Proteins encoded within one genomic window of Gadus macrocephalus chromosome 16, ASM3116895v1:
- the LOC132474857 gene encoding extracellular calcium-sensing receptor-like isoform X2: MAFAVDEINRNSKLLPNISLGYSLYDSCSDLGISFRAALSMTSGRGEPFQLNESCYGYPPVLAIVGDSSSTRSIAISSIVSLYRLPMVSYFSTCSCLSDRMQFPSFFRTIPSDAFQVRAMLQILRRFGWTWIGLLISDDDYGRHAAHSFQSDLAQSGGGCLAYLEVLPWEKNVAALQRIVGIMKKSTSRVVIVFAPESNMLNLMEEVVKQNLTGLQWMASEAWTAAKVLHTPSYMPFLAGTLGIAIRRGEIPGLRNFLLTIRPETIGSQDSPLVKRFWENVFQCKFTSPQGELLDGSASESLCTGNEVLGNIETEFLDLSNLRSEYNVYKAVYALAHALQDMLQCVPGSGPFKGQSCANLQRIAPWQLLYYLGRVNFTTNFGDQVSFDENGDALPIYDVMNWMWHPDGSTEVKNMGEVKELASKVDHLILDEDKIFWNFESKKPPKSVCSERCPPGTRMARKKGEPVCCFDCIPCSEGKVSNGTDSTECISCPDDFWSSPQHDHCVPKSMEFLSYLEPLGISLTTASLSGALLCTVVIGVFTYHRTTPVVRANNSELSFLILLSLKLCFLCSLLFIGQPRLWTCKLRHAAFGISFVLCVSCILVKTMVVLAVFKTSKPGGSGSLKWFGAMQQRGTVVFLTLIQAAICTTWLVSSSPTPHKNTQYHNDKIIVECLVGSTVGFGILLGYIGLLAVISFMLAFLARNLPDNFNEAKFITFSMLVFCAVWIAFIPAYINSPGKYADAVEVFAILASSFGLLLALFGPKCFIILLKPEKNTKKALMGRGKPRS; this comes from the exons ATGGCCTTTGCTGTCGATGAAATTAACAGGAACTCCAAACTTCTTCCTAACATATCATTGGGATACAGTCTTTATGATAGCTGCAGCGATCTAGGAATCTCATTCCGTGCAGCTCTGTCTATGACCAGTGGCAGAGGGGAgccgtttcaattaaatgagaGCTGTTATGGTTATCCTCCTGTGTTAGCTATTGTGGGAGATTCTTCCTCAACGCGTTCTATTGCCATTTCTAGTATAGTAAGCTTGTACAGGCTACCAATG GTCAGTTATTTTTCCACTTGTTCGTGTCTGAGTGACAGGATGCAGTTCCCGTCATTCTTTAGAACTATTCCAAGTGACGCATTTCAG GTGCGAGCTATGCTCCAGATTCTGAGGAGGTTTGGCTGGACCTGGATAGGCCTGCTGATCAGTGATGATGACTACGGACGCCacgccgcccattcattccagTCAGACCTTGCCCAGTCTGGTGGAGGCTGCCTGGCTTATCTAGAGGTTCTGCCATGGGAAAAGAATGTAGCTGCACTGCAGAGGATCGTTGGAATAATGAAGAAATCAACATCCCGTGTGGTTATCGTTTTCGCACCTGAGAGCAACATGCTTAATCTCATGGAAGAG GTGGTGAAGCAGAATTTAACAGGACTACAGTGGATGGCAAGTGAAGCCTGGACTGCAGCCAAAGTGCTCCATACTCCCAGCTACATGCCTTTTCTAGCAGGCACTCTGGGCATTGCCATCCGCCGGGGAGAAATACCAGGCCTCAGGAACTTTCTACTGACAATACGCCCTGAAACAATTGGCAGCCAGGACAGTCCATTA GTCAAGAGGTTCTGGGAGAACGTATTTCAATGTAAGTTTACATCCCCTCAAGGAGAGTTATTGGATGGGTCCGCTTCGGAAAGTCTATGTACAGGGAATGAGGTTCTTGGGAACATAGAGACTGAATTTCTGGACCTGTCTAACCTCAGGTCAGAATATAATGTGTACAAGGCCGTATATGCCCTGGCACATGCCCTTCAGGACATGCTACAATGTGTTCCAGGGAGCGGGCCTTTCAAAGGTCAAAGCTGTGCCAATTTACAAAGAATAGCCCCATGGCAG CTTTTATATTACCTGGGAAGGGTCAATTTCACTACAAATTTTGGTGATCAAGTGTCATTTGATGAGAATGGGGATGCTTTACCAATCTATGATGTGATGAACTGGATGTGGCACCCAGATGGAAGCACCGAGGTTAAAAATATGGGAGAGGTCAAAGAATTGGCGTCTAAAGTCGATCATCTTATCCTTGATGAAGATAAAATCTTTTGGAATTTTGAATCAAAAAAG CCACCCAAGTCAGTGTGTAGTGAGAGGTGTCCCCCAGGCACCCGCATGGCCAGGAAGAAAGGTGAACCTGTCTGCTGCTTCGACTGCATCCCTTGTTCAGAAGGAAAAGTTAGCAATGGGACAG ATTCAACAGAATGTATCAGCTGTCCAGATGATTTTTGGTCCAGCCCCCAACATGATCACTGCGTTCCTAAAAGCATGGAATTTCTCTCCTACCTGGAACCCCTGGGCATCTCCCTGACCACGGCTTCATTATCTGGTGCACTTTTATGCACTGTTGTTATTGGAGTCTTCACCTATCACCGTACCACGCCAGTGGTTAGGGCCAACAACTCAGAGCTCAGCTTCCTCATTCTGCTGTCACTCAAACTATGCTTCTTGTGCTCATTACTTTTCATTGGTCAACCAAGGCTGTGGACTTGTAAGTTGAGGCATGCAGCATTCGGGATCAGCTTTGTGCTGTGTGTCTCGTGTATCCTGGTGAAGACCATGGTAGTTCTGGCGGTATTCAAGACCTCCAAACCAGGTGGTAGCGGTAGTCTGAAGTGGTTTGGGGCAATGCAACAGAGAGGGACTGTTGTATTTCTCACTTTAATCCAAGCAGCAATTTGTACAACCTGGCTTGTGTCTTCCTCACCAACAcctcataaaaacacacagtatCACAATGACAAGATCATTGTTGAGTGTCTTGTAGGATCCACAGTAGGATTTGGAATATTACTGGGCTATATAGGCTTACTGGCTGTAATCAGCTTTATGCTTGCATTCTTGGCACGCAATCTACCAGATAACTTCAATGAGGCCAAGTTTATCACCTTCAGCATGCTTGTTTTCTGTGCTGTTTGGATAGCCTTCATCCCAGCTTATATTAACTCCCCTGGTAAATATGCAGATGCTGTAGAGGTATTTGCAATTCTAGCTTCCAGTTTTGGGCTGTTGCTGGCCCTTTTTGGACCAAAGTGTTTTATAATTCTTCTTAAGCCTGAGAAAAACACTAAGAAAGCTTTAATGGGACGAGGCAAACCGAGATCATAG
- the LOC132474857 gene encoding extracellular calcium-sensing receptor-like isoform X4: MKAHKESQLLICVCLFVFYISSLMSSTGPFYCTLQRNFNLDGMHKFGDVILGAIFEMNFFTAFSELYFTSEPNDPICHGFDILGFRQAQTMAFAVDEINRNSKLLPNISLGYSLYDSCSDLGISFRAALSMTSGRGEPFQLNESCYGYPPVLAIVGDSSSTRSIAISSIVSLYRLPMVSYFSTCSCLSDRMQFPSFFRTIPSDAFQVRAMLQILRRFGWTWIGLLISDDDYGRHAAHSFQSDLAQSGGGCLAYLEVLPWEKNVAALQRIVGIMKKSTSRVVIVFAPESNMLNLMEEVVKQNLTGLQWMASEAWTAAKVLHTPSYMPFLAGTLGIAIRRGEIPGLRNFLLTIRPETIGSQDSPLVKRFWENVFQCKFTSPQGELLDGSASESLCTGNEVLGNIETEFLDLSNLRSEYNVYKAVYALAHALQDMLQCVPGSGPFKGQSCANLQRIAPWQLLYYLGRVNFTTNFGDQVSFDENGDALPIYDVMNWMWHPDGSTEVKNMGEVKELASKVDHLILDEDKIFWNFESKKPPKSVCSERCPPGTRMARKKGEPVCCFDCIPCSEGKVSNGTGNHKQYTSIGQILK, encoded by the exons ATGAAAGCGCATAAAGAATCACAATTGCtcatatgtgtatgtttgtttgtgttctatATCTCTTCACTTATGTCTTCAACAGGTCCCTTCTATTGTACATTACAGAGAAATTTTAATCTGGATGGAATGCACAAGTTTGGGGATGTTATTCTTGGTGCAATCTTTGAGATGAACTTTTTCACTGCATTTTCTGAACTGTATTTTACTTCAGAGCCGAATGATCCCATCTGCCATGG CTTTGATATTCTAGGTTTCAGACAAGCCCAGACCATGGCCTTTGCTGTCGATGAAATTAACAGGAACTCCAAACTTCTTCCTAACATATCATTGGGATACAGTCTTTATGATAGCTGCAGCGATCTAGGAATCTCATTCCGTGCAGCTCTGTCTATGACCAGTGGCAGAGGGGAgccgtttcaattaaatgagaGCTGTTATGGTTATCCTCCTGTGTTAGCTATTGTGGGAGATTCTTCCTCAACGCGTTCTATTGCCATTTCTAGTATAGTAAGCTTGTACAGGCTACCAATG GTCAGTTATTTTTCCACTTGTTCGTGTCTGAGTGACAGGATGCAGTTCCCGTCATTCTTTAGAACTATTCCAAGTGACGCATTTCAG GTGCGAGCTATGCTCCAGATTCTGAGGAGGTTTGGCTGGACCTGGATAGGCCTGCTGATCAGTGATGATGACTACGGACGCCacgccgcccattcattccagTCAGACCTTGCCCAGTCTGGTGGAGGCTGCCTGGCTTATCTAGAGGTTCTGCCATGGGAAAAGAATGTAGCTGCACTGCAGAGGATCGTTGGAATAATGAAGAAATCAACATCCCGTGTGGTTATCGTTTTCGCACCTGAGAGCAACATGCTTAATCTCATGGAAGAG GTGGTGAAGCAGAATTTAACAGGACTACAGTGGATGGCAAGTGAAGCCTGGACTGCAGCCAAAGTGCTCCATACTCCCAGCTACATGCCTTTTCTAGCAGGCACTCTGGGCATTGCCATCCGCCGGGGAGAAATACCAGGCCTCAGGAACTTTCTACTGACAATACGCCCTGAAACAATTGGCAGCCAGGACAGTCCATTA GTCAAGAGGTTCTGGGAGAACGTATTTCAATGTAAGTTTACATCCCCTCAAGGAGAGTTATTGGATGGGTCCGCTTCGGAAAGTCTATGTACAGGGAATGAGGTTCTTGGGAACATAGAGACTGAATTTCTGGACCTGTCTAACCTCAGGTCAGAATATAATGTGTACAAGGCCGTATATGCCCTGGCACATGCCCTTCAGGACATGCTACAATGTGTTCCAGGGAGCGGGCCTTTCAAAGGTCAAAGCTGTGCCAATTTACAAAGAATAGCCCCATGGCAG CTTTTATATTACCTGGGAAGGGTCAATTTCACTACAAATTTTGGTGATCAAGTGTCATTTGATGAGAATGGGGATGCTTTACCAATCTATGATGTGATGAACTGGATGTGGCACCCAGATGGAAGCACCGAGGTTAAAAATATGGGAGAGGTCAAAGAATTGGCGTCTAAAGTCGATCATCTTATCCTTGATGAAGATAAAATCTTTTGGAATTTTGAATCAAAAAAG CCACCCAAGTCAGTGTGTAGTGAGAGGTGTCCCCCAGGCACCCGCATGGCCAGGAAGAAAGGTGAACCTGTCTGCTGCTTCGACTGCATCCCTTGTTCAGAAGGAAAAGTTAGCAATGGGACAGGTAACCACAAACAGTACACATCTATTGGACAAATATTGAAATAA
- the LOC132475161 gene encoding extracellular calcium-sensing receptor-like → MARKKGEPVCCFDCIPCSEGMVSNETGLFAIHIFMQFASILHILTNATTNHLNTFNNYSCLLDSTECTSCLEDFWSNSKHDHCEPKSMEFLSYTEPLGISLTTASLFGALLCTIVLGIFTYHRTTPVVRANNSELSFLILLSLKLCFLCSLLFIGHPRLSTCQLRHAAFGISFVLCVSCILVKTMVVLAVFKASKPGGGGILKWFGVMQQRGTVLFLTLIQAAICTTWLVSSSPTPRKNTQYHNDKIIVECEVGSKIGFGLLLSYIGLLAILSFLLAFLARNLPDNFNEAKFITFSMLVFCAVWIAFIPAYINSPGKYADAVEVFAILASSFGLLLALFGPKCYIIILKPEKNTKQALMGRGTPRS, encoded by the coding sequence ATGGCCAGGAAGAAGGGCGAACCGGTCTGCTGCTTTGACTGCATTCCTTGTTCAGAAGGAATGGTTAGCAATGAGACAGGTTTGTTTGCAATACACATTTTTATGCAATTCGCATCTATTTTGCATATATTGACGAATGCAACCACCAACcatttgaatacatttaataatTATTCTTGTTTGTTAGATTCAACGGAATGTACCAGCTGTCTTGAGGATTTTTGGTCCAACTCCAAACATGATCATTGTGAACCAAAAAGCATGGAATTTCTTTCTTATACGGAACCTCTGGGAATCTCCCTGACCACTGCCTCATTATTTGGAGCACTTTTATGCACTATTGTTTTGGGAATCTTCACCTATCATCGTACAACGCCAGTGGTTAGGGCCAACAACTCAGAGCTTAGCTTCCTCATTCTGCTGTCACTCAAATTATGCTTCTTGTGCTCATTACTTTTCATTGGTCACCCAAGGCTGTCGACCTGTCAGTTGAGGCATGCAGCGTTTGGGATCAGCTTTGTGCTTTGTGTCTCGTGTATCCTGGTAAAGACCATGGTAGTTCTGGCGGTTTTCAAGGCTTCCAAACCAGGTGGTGGTGGCATTCTTAAGTGGTTTGGGGTAATGCAACAGAGAGGGACTGTTTTATTTCTTACTTTAATACAAGCAGCAATTTGCACAACCTGGCTTGTGTCTTCCTCACCAACTCCTCGTAAAAACACACAGTACCACAATGACAAGATAATAGTTGAGTGTGAAGTGGGGTCGAAAATTGGATTTGGATTATTATTAAGCTATATTGGTTTACTGGCTATTCTCAGTTTCTTGCTTGCTTTTTTGGCACGGAATCTACCAGATAACTTCAACGAGGCCAAGTTTATCACCTTCAGCATGTTGGTCTTCTGTGCTGTTTGGATAGCCTTCATCCCAGCTTATATCAACTCTCCTGGAAAATATGCAGATGCTGTAGAGGTATTTGCCATTCTAGCTTCCAGTTTTGGGCTGTTACTGGCACTATTTGGACCAAAGTGTTACATAATTATCCTTAAGcctgagaaaaacacaaaacaagctTTAATGGGACGAGGCACACCAAGATCATGA
- the LOC132474857 gene encoding extracellular calcium-sensing receptor-like isoform X1: MKAHKESQLLICVCLFVFYISSLMSSTGPFYCTLQRNFNLDGMHKFGDVILGAIFEMNFFTAFSELYFTSEPNDPICHGFDILGFRQAQTMAFAVDEINRNSKLLPNISLGYSLYDSCSDLGISFRAALSMTSGRGEPFQLNESCYGYPPVLAIVGDSSSTRSIAISSIVSLYRLPMVSYFSTCSCLSDRMQFPSFFRTIPSDAFQVRAMLQILRRFGWTWIGLLISDDDYGRHAAHSFQSDLAQSGGGCLAYLEVLPWEKNVAALQRIVGIMKKSTSRVVIVFAPESNMLNLMEEVVKQNLTGLQWMASEAWTAAKVLHTPSYMPFLAGTLGIAIRRGEIPGLRNFLLTIRPETIGSQDSPLVKRFWENVFQCKFTSPQGELLDGSASESLCTGNEVLGNIETEFLDLSNLRSEYNVYKAVYALAHALQDMLQCVPGSGPFKGQSCANLQRIAPWQLLYYLGRVNFTTNFGDQVSFDENGDALPIYDVMNWMWHPDGSTEVKNMGEVKELASKVDHLILDEDKIFWNFESKKPPKSVCSERCPPGTRMARKKGEPVCCFDCIPCSEGKVSNGTDSTECISCPDDFWSSPQHDHCVPKSMEFLSYLEPLGISLTTASLSGALLCTVVIGVFTYHRTTPVVRANNSELSFLILLSLKLCFLCSLLFIGQPRLWTCKLRHAAFGISFVLCVSCILVKTMVVLAVFKTSKPGGSGSLKWFGAMQQRGTVVFLTLIQAAICTTWLVSSSPTPHKNTQYHNDKIIVECLVGSTVGFGILLGYIGLLAVISFMLAFLARNLPDNFNEAKFITFSMLVFCAVWIAFIPAYINSPGKYADAVEVFAILASSFGLLLALFGPKCFIILLKPEKNTKKALMGRGKPRS; encoded by the exons ATGAAAGCGCATAAAGAATCACAATTGCtcatatgtgtatgtttgtttgtgttctatATCTCTTCACTTATGTCTTCAACAGGTCCCTTCTATTGTACATTACAGAGAAATTTTAATCTGGATGGAATGCACAAGTTTGGGGATGTTATTCTTGGTGCAATCTTTGAGATGAACTTTTTCACTGCATTTTCTGAACTGTATTTTACTTCAGAGCCGAATGATCCCATCTGCCATGG CTTTGATATTCTAGGTTTCAGACAAGCCCAGACCATGGCCTTTGCTGTCGATGAAATTAACAGGAACTCCAAACTTCTTCCTAACATATCATTGGGATACAGTCTTTATGATAGCTGCAGCGATCTAGGAATCTCATTCCGTGCAGCTCTGTCTATGACCAGTGGCAGAGGGGAgccgtttcaattaaatgagaGCTGTTATGGTTATCCTCCTGTGTTAGCTATTGTGGGAGATTCTTCCTCAACGCGTTCTATTGCCATTTCTAGTATAGTAAGCTTGTACAGGCTACCAATG GTCAGTTATTTTTCCACTTGTTCGTGTCTGAGTGACAGGATGCAGTTCCCGTCATTCTTTAGAACTATTCCAAGTGACGCATTTCAG GTGCGAGCTATGCTCCAGATTCTGAGGAGGTTTGGCTGGACCTGGATAGGCCTGCTGATCAGTGATGATGACTACGGACGCCacgccgcccattcattccagTCAGACCTTGCCCAGTCTGGTGGAGGCTGCCTGGCTTATCTAGAGGTTCTGCCATGGGAAAAGAATGTAGCTGCACTGCAGAGGATCGTTGGAATAATGAAGAAATCAACATCCCGTGTGGTTATCGTTTTCGCACCTGAGAGCAACATGCTTAATCTCATGGAAGAG GTGGTGAAGCAGAATTTAACAGGACTACAGTGGATGGCAAGTGAAGCCTGGACTGCAGCCAAAGTGCTCCATACTCCCAGCTACATGCCTTTTCTAGCAGGCACTCTGGGCATTGCCATCCGCCGGGGAGAAATACCAGGCCTCAGGAACTTTCTACTGACAATACGCCCTGAAACAATTGGCAGCCAGGACAGTCCATTA GTCAAGAGGTTCTGGGAGAACGTATTTCAATGTAAGTTTACATCCCCTCAAGGAGAGTTATTGGATGGGTCCGCTTCGGAAAGTCTATGTACAGGGAATGAGGTTCTTGGGAACATAGAGACTGAATTTCTGGACCTGTCTAACCTCAGGTCAGAATATAATGTGTACAAGGCCGTATATGCCCTGGCACATGCCCTTCAGGACATGCTACAATGTGTTCCAGGGAGCGGGCCTTTCAAAGGTCAAAGCTGTGCCAATTTACAAAGAATAGCCCCATGGCAG CTTTTATATTACCTGGGAAGGGTCAATTTCACTACAAATTTTGGTGATCAAGTGTCATTTGATGAGAATGGGGATGCTTTACCAATCTATGATGTGATGAACTGGATGTGGCACCCAGATGGAAGCACCGAGGTTAAAAATATGGGAGAGGTCAAAGAATTGGCGTCTAAAGTCGATCATCTTATCCTTGATGAAGATAAAATCTTTTGGAATTTTGAATCAAAAAAG CCACCCAAGTCAGTGTGTAGTGAGAGGTGTCCCCCAGGCACCCGCATGGCCAGGAAGAAAGGTGAACCTGTCTGCTGCTTCGACTGCATCCCTTGTTCAGAAGGAAAAGTTAGCAATGGGACAG ATTCAACAGAATGTATCAGCTGTCCAGATGATTTTTGGTCCAGCCCCCAACATGATCACTGCGTTCCTAAAAGCATGGAATTTCTCTCCTACCTGGAACCCCTGGGCATCTCCCTGACCACGGCTTCATTATCTGGTGCACTTTTATGCACTGTTGTTATTGGAGTCTTCACCTATCACCGTACCACGCCAGTGGTTAGGGCCAACAACTCAGAGCTCAGCTTCCTCATTCTGCTGTCACTCAAACTATGCTTCTTGTGCTCATTACTTTTCATTGGTCAACCAAGGCTGTGGACTTGTAAGTTGAGGCATGCAGCATTCGGGATCAGCTTTGTGCTGTGTGTCTCGTGTATCCTGGTGAAGACCATGGTAGTTCTGGCGGTATTCAAGACCTCCAAACCAGGTGGTAGCGGTAGTCTGAAGTGGTTTGGGGCAATGCAACAGAGAGGGACTGTTGTATTTCTCACTTTAATCCAAGCAGCAATTTGTACAACCTGGCTTGTGTCTTCCTCACCAACAcctcataaaaacacacagtatCACAATGACAAGATCATTGTTGAGTGTCTTGTAGGATCCACAGTAGGATTTGGAATATTACTGGGCTATATAGGCTTACTGGCTGTAATCAGCTTTATGCTTGCATTCTTGGCACGCAATCTACCAGATAACTTCAATGAGGCCAAGTTTATCACCTTCAGCATGCTTGTTTTCTGTGCTGTTTGGATAGCCTTCATCCCAGCTTATATTAACTCCCCTGGTAAATATGCAGATGCTGTAGAGGTATTTGCAATTCTAGCTTCCAGTTTTGGGCTGTTGCTGGCCCTTTTTGGACCAAAGTGTTTTATAATTCTTCTTAAGCCTGAGAAAAACACTAAGAAAGCTTTAATGGGACGAGGCAAACCGAGATCATAG
- the LOC132474857 gene encoding extracellular calcium-sensing receptor-like isoform X3, with translation MQFPSFFRTIPSDAFQVRAMLQILRRFGWTWIGLLISDDDYGRHAAHSFQSDLAQSGGGCLAYLEVLPWEKNVAALQRIVGIMKKSTSRVVIVFAPESNMLNLMEEVVKQNLTGLQWMASEAWTAAKVLHTPSYMPFLAGTLGIAIRRGEIPGLRNFLLTIRPETIGSQDSPLVKRFWENVFQCKFTSPQGELLDGSASESLCTGNEVLGNIETEFLDLSNLRSEYNVYKAVYALAHALQDMLQCVPGSGPFKGQSCANLQRIAPWQLLYYLGRVNFTTNFGDQVSFDENGDALPIYDVMNWMWHPDGSTEVKNMGEVKELASKVDHLILDEDKIFWNFESKKPPKSVCSERCPPGTRMARKKGEPVCCFDCIPCSEGKVSNGTDSTECISCPDDFWSSPQHDHCVPKSMEFLSYLEPLGISLTTASLSGALLCTVVIGVFTYHRTTPVVRANNSELSFLILLSLKLCFLCSLLFIGQPRLWTCKLRHAAFGISFVLCVSCILVKTMVVLAVFKTSKPGGSGSLKWFGAMQQRGTVVFLTLIQAAICTTWLVSSSPTPHKNTQYHNDKIIVECLVGSTVGFGILLGYIGLLAVISFMLAFLARNLPDNFNEAKFITFSMLVFCAVWIAFIPAYINSPGKYADAVEVFAILASSFGLLLALFGPKCFIILLKPEKNTKKALMGRGKPRS, from the exons ATGCAGTTCCCGTCATTCTTTAGAACTATTCCAAGTGACGCATTTCAG GTGCGAGCTATGCTCCAGATTCTGAGGAGGTTTGGCTGGACCTGGATAGGCCTGCTGATCAGTGATGATGACTACGGACGCCacgccgcccattcattccagTCAGACCTTGCCCAGTCTGGTGGAGGCTGCCTGGCTTATCTAGAGGTTCTGCCATGGGAAAAGAATGTAGCTGCACTGCAGAGGATCGTTGGAATAATGAAGAAATCAACATCCCGTGTGGTTATCGTTTTCGCACCTGAGAGCAACATGCTTAATCTCATGGAAGAG GTGGTGAAGCAGAATTTAACAGGACTACAGTGGATGGCAAGTGAAGCCTGGACTGCAGCCAAAGTGCTCCATACTCCCAGCTACATGCCTTTTCTAGCAGGCACTCTGGGCATTGCCATCCGCCGGGGAGAAATACCAGGCCTCAGGAACTTTCTACTGACAATACGCCCTGAAACAATTGGCAGCCAGGACAGTCCATTA GTCAAGAGGTTCTGGGAGAACGTATTTCAATGTAAGTTTACATCCCCTCAAGGAGAGTTATTGGATGGGTCCGCTTCGGAAAGTCTATGTACAGGGAATGAGGTTCTTGGGAACATAGAGACTGAATTTCTGGACCTGTCTAACCTCAGGTCAGAATATAATGTGTACAAGGCCGTATATGCCCTGGCACATGCCCTTCAGGACATGCTACAATGTGTTCCAGGGAGCGGGCCTTTCAAAGGTCAAAGCTGTGCCAATTTACAAAGAATAGCCCCATGGCAG CTTTTATATTACCTGGGAAGGGTCAATTTCACTACAAATTTTGGTGATCAAGTGTCATTTGATGAGAATGGGGATGCTTTACCAATCTATGATGTGATGAACTGGATGTGGCACCCAGATGGAAGCACCGAGGTTAAAAATATGGGAGAGGTCAAAGAATTGGCGTCTAAAGTCGATCATCTTATCCTTGATGAAGATAAAATCTTTTGGAATTTTGAATCAAAAAAG CCACCCAAGTCAGTGTGTAGTGAGAGGTGTCCCCCAGGCACCCGCATGGCCAGGAAGAAAGGTGAACCTGTCTGCTGCTTCGACTGCATCCCTTGTTCAGAAGGAAAAGTTAGCAATGGGACAG ATTCAACAGAATGTATCAGCTGTCCAGATGATTTTTGGTCCAGCCCCCAACATGATCACTGCGTTCCTAAAAGCATGGAATTTCTCTCCTACCTGGAACCCCTGGGCATCTCCCTGACCACGGCTTCATTATCTGGTGCACTTTTATGCACTGTTGTTATTGGAGTCTTCACCTATCACCGTACCACGCCAGTGGTTAGGGCCAACAACTCAGAGCTCAGCTTCCTCATTCTGCTGTCACTCAAACTATGCTTCTTGTGCTCATTACTTTTCATTGGTCAACCAAGGCTGTGGACTTGTAAGTTGAGGCATGCAGCATTCGGGATCAGCTTTGTGCTGTGTGTCTCGTGTATCCTGGTGAAGACCATGGTAGTTCTGGCGGTATTCAAGACCTCCAAACCAGGTGGTAGCGGTAGTCTGAAGTGGTTTGGGGCAATGCAACAGAGAGGGACTGTTGTATTTCTCACTTTAATCCAAGCAGCAATTTGTACAACCTGGCTTGTGTCTTCCTCACCAACAcctcataaaaacacacagtatCACAATGACAAGATCATTGTTGAGTGTCTTGTAGGATCCACAGTAGGATTTGGAATATTACTGGGCTATATAGGCTTACTGGCTGTAATCAGCTTTATGCTTGCATTCTTGGCACGCAATCTACCAGATAACTTCAATGAGGCCAAGTTTATCACCTTCAGCATGCTTGTTTTCTGTGCTGTTTGGATAGCCTTCATCCCAGCTTATATTAACTCCCCTGGTAAATATGCAGATGCTGTAGAGGTATTTGCAATTCTAGCTTCCAGTTTTGGGCTGTTGCTGGCCCTTTTTGGACCAAAGTGTTTTATAATTCTTCTTAAGCCTGAGAAAAACACTAAGAAAGCTTTAATGGGACGAGGCAAACCGAGATCATAG